One genomic window of Flexivirga oryzae includes the following:
- a CDS encoding 2OG-Fe(II) oxygenase codes for MNHWQRRVDGGDWGGIAAELDEYGGALLPQLLDPEEAARIRALYPRDELFRSTVNMGRHRFGDGEYRYFATPYPKPIERLKQALYPHLLPIARDWWTRLGREPVWPDTLDEWLAQCHAAGQTKSTAILLRYGAQDWNALHRDLYGDLVFPLQVVINLNDPGVDHTGGEFLLLEQRPRAQSRGTATLLPHGHGYVFTTRDRPVRSARGWSAAPVRHGVSAIRSGERHTLALVFHDAA; via the coding sequence ATGAACCACTGGCAGCGCCGGGTCGACGGCGGCGACTGGGGCGGCATCGCAGCCGAGCTCGACGAGTACGGCGGTGCGCTGCTCCCGCAACTCCTCGACCCCGAAGAGGCGGCGCGGATCCGTGCGTTGTACCCACGCGACGAGCTGTTCCGCAGCACGGTCAACATGGGTCGGCACCGGTTCGGGGACGGCGAATACCGTTACTTCGCAACGCCGTACCCGAAGCCGATCGAGCGGCTGAAGCAGGCGCTGTACCCGCACCTGCTGCCGATCGCTCGTGACTGGTGGACCAGGCTCGGCCGCGAACCGGTGTGGCCGGACACGCTCGATGAGTGGCTGGCGCAGTGCCACGCCGCCGGACAGACGAAGTCGACGGCGATCCTGCTGAGGTATGGCGCGCAGGACTGGAACGCACTGCACCGAGACCTGTACGGCGACCTGGTGTTCCCGCTCCAGGTCGTGATCAATCTCAACGATCCGGGGGTCGACCACACCGGCGGCGAGTTCCTGCTCCTGGAACAGCGGCCGCGCGCCCAATCACGCGGCACCGCAACGTTGCTGCCGCACGGCCATGGATACGTCTTCACGACCCGGGACCGGCCGGTGCGGTCCGCGCGGGGCTGGTCGGCGGCGCCGGTGCGACACGGGGTCTCCGCCATACGATCCGGCGAGCGACACACCCTGGCCCTGGTGTTCCACGATGCCGCCTGA
- a CDS encoding Ada metal-binding domain-containing protein, with product MPPEQQDRTASGAGGFTLLGPDRVPYRSDTPGLLGGNGRLHIYGRLDCPSALRALGKGYARHRVFFADESTAIAAGYRPCGNCLREKYRVWKAASRTAIPSDSSPAGDSLNG from the coding sequence ATGCCGCCTGAGCAGCAGGACCGGACGGCTTCCGGTGCCGGGGGGTTCACGCTGCTCGGCCCGGACCGGGTGCCCTACCGCTCGGACACTCCCGGGCTGCTCGGCGGCAACGGACGCCTGCACATCTACGGCCGGCTGGACTGCCCGTCCGCGCTGCGCGCCCTCGGGAAGGGCTACGCAAGGCACCGGGTCTTCTTCGCCGACGAGTCCACCGCGATCGCGGCCGGCTACCGGCCGTGCGGAAACTGTCTGCGGGAGAAGTACCGGGTGTGGAAGGCGGCGTCCCGGACGGCGATCCCCAGCGATTCCTCACCCGCGGGTGACAGCCTGAACGGATGA
- a CDS encoding methylated-DNA--[protein]-cysteine S-methyltransferase, with translation MNTHDNPALDLASALPVHTDELDLLRSRLAERAGHDGLLDVAYRTIDTPLGPLLLAATDRGLVRVAYEREEFEQVLDTIARRVSPRILRTPARLDEVARELDEYFAGHRRTFDLALDHSLSAGFRAEVHRNLPTIGYGRTASYGEVAALVGRPRAVRAVGTACATNPLPIVVPCHRVVRSDGSLGGYVGGVEAKTTLLTLEGAA, from the coding sequence ATGAACACCCACGACAACCCGGCGCTCGACCTGGCGAGCGCACTGCCGGTGCACACCGACGAACTCGACTTGCTGCGCAGCCGATTGGCCGAGCGAGCAGGTCACGACGGGCTGCTCGACGTCGCCTACCGCACGATCGACACACCCCTGGGCCCGCTCCTCCTCGCCGCGACCGACCGCGGCCTGGTGCGGGTGGCCTACGAGCGAGAGGAGTTCGAGCAGGTGCTCGACACCATCGCCCGACGGGTCAGCCCGCGCATCCTGCGCACCCCTGCGCGTCTGGACGAGGTGGCCCGCGAACTCGACGAGTACTTCGCCGGGCACCGCCGGACCTTCGACCTGGCGCTGGACCACTCGCTGTCGGCGGGGTTCCGCGCGGAGGTGCACCGCAACCTGCCGACGATCGGCTACGGCCGCACGGCGTCGTACGGCGAGGTCGCGGCGCTGGTCGGCCGGCCCCGAGCGGTGCGCGCGGTGGGCACGGCGTGCGCGACGAACCCCCTGCCGATCGTGGTCCCGTGCCACCGGGTCGTCCGCAGCGACGGCTCGCTCGGCGGTTACGTCGGGGGAGTTGAGGCCAAGACGACGCTGCTGACCCTGGAAGGAGCCGCCTGA
- a CDS encoding EamA family transporter has protein sequence MSATALSLVLTAAVLHAVWNIAAKRVGGGSYAFVFSYSLLSALLWSPLGIAVLLVSGDGLTRTLLLASLLSGALHIVYGLTLQTGYRKADLSVVYPVARGTGPLITMLFAIVVLADRPGAVAVAGGFVIVAGVAVVASARSADAPQLHAAPAWRGVRWGAATGLAIAAYTLWDDHAMTHLALLPIPYFWLGTAWQAGLMVPGLRGRRAELRYVLRAHWRETLCVALLSPLAYVLVLQAMTTTSVALVAPARESSIVVGSLLAWKLFHEPAPARKFAGAVVVLAGIALIAV, from the coding sequence ATGTCTGCCACCGCACTGAGCCTCGTCCTCACGGCCGCGGTCCTGCACGCCGTGTGGAACATCGCGGCGAAACGGGTCGGTGGTGGAAGCTACGCCTTCGTCTTCTCCTACTCGCTGCTCTCGGCGCTCCTCTGGTCACCGCTCGGCATCGCGGTGCTGCTCGTCAGCGGTGACGGACTCACCCGGACCCTGCTGTTGGCGAGCCTGCTCTCGGGTGCGCTACACATCGTGTACGGGCTCACGCTGCAGACCGGTTACCGCAAGGCGGACCTGAGCGTGGTCTACCCGGTGGCGCGCGGCACCGGGCCACTGATCACCATGCTGTTCGCCATTGTGGTGCTGGCCGATCGGCCCGGAGCCGTTGCCGTCGCGGGTGGTTTCGTGATCGTGGCCGGTGTCGCCGTCGTCGCGTCGGCCCGGTCGGCCGACGCCCCGCAGCTGCACGCGGCCCCGGCCTGGCGGGGTGTCCGGTGGGGTGCCGCGACCGGGCTCGCCATTGCGGCATACACCCTGTGGGACGACCACGCGATGACCCACCTCGCGCTGCTGCCGATCCCCTACTTCTGGCTCGGCACCGCCTGGCAGGCCGGGCTCATGGTGCCCGGGCTGCGCGGCCGTCGGGCCGAGCTGCGGTACGTGCTGCGTGCGCACTGGCGGGAGACGCTGTGCGTCGCGCTGCTGTCACCGCTCGCGTACGTCCTAGTGCTGCAGGCGATGACCACGACGTCGGTGGCGCTGGTCGCGCCGGCACGCGAGTCGAGCATCGTCGTGGGCTCGTTGTTGGCGTGGAAGCTCTTCCACGAGCCGGCACCGGCGCGCAAGTTCGCCGGAGCGGTGGTCGTCCTGGCCGGCATCGCCCTGATCGCCGTATGA
- a CDS encoding methyltransferase family protein, producing the protein MSTVTVLLVAGWAIFWLYWLFAAFSMKRGHVPWSRELGIRVVVAGVVIVLYRLGVFRHYDRNTELWRGVLGLVLLAIGLGFAVWARLHIGRNWGMPMTQHQEPELVTSGPYRRVRHPIYSGLLLGVVGTAVALSWTWLIAAALAGIYFVYSATVEEHYLAKQFPDTYPAYRHSTKMLVPYVF; encoded by the coding sequence ATGAGCACCGTCACGGTCCTGCTCGTGGCCGGGTGGGCGATCTTCTGGCTGTACTGGCTGTTCGCCGCCTTCTCGATGAAGCGGGGTCACGTGCCTTGGTCCCGCGAGCTGGGCATCCGGGTCGTGGTCGCGGGTGTGGTGATCGTCCTCTACCGGTTGGGGGTCTTCCGGCACTACGACCGCAACACCGAACTGTGGCGCGGCGTTCTCGGGTTGGTGCTGCTGGCGATCGGGCTCGGATTCGCCGTCTGGGCGCGCCTGCACATCGGCCGGAACTGGGGAATGCCGATGACGCAGCACCAGGAACCCGAGCTCGTGACGAGCGGTCCGTATCGGCGGGTGCGTCATCCCATCTACTCCGGGCTCCTGCTCGGAGTGGTCGGGACCGCCGTCGCGCTGAGCTGGACGTGGCTGATCGCCGCGGCGCTCGCCGGGATCTATTTCGTCTACAGCGCGACCGTGGAGGAGCACTATCTCGCGAAGCAGTTCCCGGACACCTACCCCGCGTACCGGCACTCGACCAAGATGCTCGTGCCGTA
- a CDS encoding RNA polymerase sigma factor: MKQPFENAIDAHGPTVLRVCRAVLGATVDADDAWSETFVAALRAWPELPEHTNVEAWLVRVAHRKAIDVVRANRRHAVPTDELPATAPSTEGVPHDGDPDLWSAVAALPERQRLAVAYHYVGGLTHGDTAELIGGTADAVRRAAADGIRALRKTYASSATQEGKR; encoded by the coding sequence ATGAAGCAACCATTCGAGAATGCGATCGACGCACACGGGCCCACCGTGTTGCGGGTATGTCGTGCCGTCCTCGGCGCGACCGTGGACGCCGATGACGCCTGGTCGGAGACCTTCGTCGCGGCGCTGCGGGCGTGGCCGGAGCTGCCCGAGCACACCAACGTCGAGGCGTGGCTGGTGCGCGTGGCGCATCGCAAGGCGATCGACGTCGTCCGCGCGAACAGACGGCACGCGGTGCCCACCGACGAGCTGCCCGCCACGGCGCCCAGCACGGAAGGGGTGCCGCACGACGGAGACCCCGACCTGTGGTCGGCCGTGGCGGCGCTGCCCGAGCGACAGCGACTCGCGGTGGCTTACCACTACGTGGGTGGCCTGACGCACGGCGACACCGCGGAACTGATCGGTGGTACGGCCGACGCCGTCCGCCGGGCCGCGGCCGACGGCATCAGGGCGCTGCGGAAGACCTACGCATCGAGCGCAACTCAGGAAGGAAAACGATGA
- a CDS encoding YajQ family cyclic di-GMP-binding protein, with the protein MADSSFDIVSKTDKQEVSNALNQAAKEISTRYDFRNVGAVLEWSGEKIVMKANSEERTLAVLDVFQTKLVKRGVSLKSLELSHDGEPQLSGKDYRLEATLKNGISQENAKKISKIIRDEGPKSVKSRIEGDELRVTSKSRDDLQEVQRLLKAADLDVALQFTNYR; encoded by the coding sequence ATGGCCGACTCGTCATTCGACATCGTCAGCAAGACCGACAAGCAGGAGGTCAGCAACGCGCTGAACCAGGCGGCCAAGGAGATCTCCACCCGCTACGACTTCCGCAACGTGGGCGCAGTGCTGGAGTGGTCCGGCGAGAAGATCGTCATGAAGGCCAACTCCGAGGAGCGCACGCTCGCAGTGCTCGACGTCTTCCAGACCAAGCTGGTCAAGCGCGGCGTCTCACTGAAGTCGCTGGAACTCTCGCACGACGGCGAGCCGCAGTTGTCCGGCAAGGACTACCGCCTGGAGGCGACGCTCAAGAACGGCATCAGCCAGGAGAACGCCAAGAAGATCTCCAAGATCATCCGCGACGAAGGCCCGAAATCGGTCAAGTCGCGCATCGAGGGCGACGAGTTGCGGGTGACCAGCAAGTCGCGCGACGACCTGCAGGAGGTCCAGCGGCTGCTCAAGGCGGCGGACCTGGATGTCGCGCTGCAGTTCACCAATTACCGCTGA
- a CDS encoding MFS transporter, whose amino-acid sequence MGVPAVTEPRPLAMSEPAGRRLLATTVLGSGMGFLDGTIANVALPHIGDDLGADLAGLQWVVNGYTLSLASLILLGGSLGDRLGRKRVYAWGVAGFAVASVLVAVSPTIGMLVLARILQGVAAAALTPGSLALIQSSFRQEDRMRAVGAWTGTLGIATAGGPVVGGWLVGIDWRLAFWINVPLAVIVLVLLRSAPESRDPHKMAEIDWRAVVLAPIALAGLTWGLTAWPDSGASATTVLSLVVGVVAGMAFVVAELRESHPMVPPALFASRDFSVINVVTLFVYAALSGSMLFLAIFLQVSAGWSPLEAGAATVPISVLMFFLASRFGALATKFGPRSLMVGGAAVLAAGFASLAFAPNDASYLTQILPGVVVIGLGLSILVAPLTGTVLAAVPDSQSGLASGINNAVSRTASLIAVAVLPLLTGLSGTAYQNPEAVGDAYRASMWWCVALVLVGGGLTLVGLRRRSGAPTGAT is encoded by the coding sequence ATGGGCGTTCCGGCCGTCACGGAGCCGCGGCCGCTCGCGATGAGCGAGCCGGCCGGGCGGCGGCTGCTCGCGACGACCGTGCTCGGGTCCGGCATGGGCTTCCTCGACGGCACGATCGCCAACGTCGCGCTTCCGCACATTGGCGACGACCTGGGCGCCGACCTGGCCGGGCTGCAGTGGGTGGTCAACGGCTACACGTTGTCGCTGGCATCGCTGATCCTGCTGGGTGGGTCGCTCGGAGACCGCCTCGGCAGAAAGCGGGTGTACGCCTGGGGGGTAGCCGGTTTCGCCGTCGCATCGGTTCTGGTCGCGGTGAGCCCCACGATCGGGATGCTGGTGCTCGCCAGGATCCTGCAGGGCGTCGCCGCTGCCGCACTGACTCCCGGATCGCTCGCGTTGATCCAGTCGTCGTTCCGCCAGGAGGACCGGATGCGCGCCGTCGGCGCGTGGACCGGCACCCTCGGCATCGCCACCGCGGGTGGACCGGTGGTCGGCGGTTGGCTGGTGGGCATCGACTGGCGGCTCGCGTTCTGGATCAACGTGCCGCTGGCGGTGATCGTCCTCGTGCTGTTGCGTTCCGCGCCGGAGAGTCGTGATCCGCACAAGATGGCTGAAATCGACTGGCGGGCAGTCGTGCTCGCGCCGATCGCGCTTGCGGGACTGACGTGGGGGCTGACGGCGTGGCCGGACTCCGGTGCGTCCGCGACGACGGTGCTGTCCCTGGTGGTGGGTGTCGTGGCCGGTATGGCGTTCGTGGTCGCCGAGCTGCGCGAATCGCATCCGATGGTGCCGCCGGCGCTCTTCGCGTCGCGGGACTTCTCGGTCATCAACGTCGTGACGCTCTTCGTCTATGCGGCGTTGTCCGGATCGATGCTCTTCCTGGCGATCTTCCTGCAGGTGAGCGCCGGATGGTCGCCGCTCGAGGCCGGTGCGGCCACCGTCCCGATCTCGGTGTTGATGTTCTTCCTCGCCTCCCGATTCGGTGCGTTGGCAACGAAGTTCGGTCCGAGGTCGCTCATGGTCGGTGGGGCAGCGGTGCTCGCTGCCGGCTTCGCGTCGCTGGCGTTCGCGCCGAACGACGCGTCATACCTGACCCAGATCCTGCCGGGCGTGGTCGTCATCGGCCTCGGCCTGTCGATCCTGGTCGCACCGCTGACCGGCACCGTCCTTGCCGCGGTGCCGGACAGTCAGTCCGGTCTCGCGAGCGGCATCAACAACGCGGTCTCGCGCACCGCGAGCCTCATCGCCGTCGCGGTGCTGCCGCTGCTGACCGGACTGAGCGGTACGGCCTACCAGAACCCGGAAGCCGTCGGGGACGCCTACCGTGCGTCCATGTGGTGGTGCGTCGCACTCGTCCTCGTCGGCGGCGGGCTCACGCTGGTCGGGCTGCGCCGCCGATCGGGCGCACCGACCGGCGCAACCTGA